In a single window of the Elaeis guineensis isolate ETL-2024a chromosome 8, EG11, whole genome shotgun sequence genome:
- the LOC105050259 gene encoding rho GDP-dissociation inhibitor 1, whose translation MSLAVGARSSSKTMGFQENKEIAGKNGTLMENEGKKVEKREDGDDVEEGEGEEVLNRQMSEASLYATEDDDGEDGKEAKGIDLGPKVSLKDQLEKDKDDESLRRWKEQLLGSVDLSSVGENLEPEVKVLSLSIQSPGRPDIVLPLPMVTNSKGVWFTLKEGSPYKLKFSFSVSNNIVSGLRYTNRVWKTGVKVDSTKEMLGTFSPQFEPYTYEVPEETTPSGIFARGSYSARTRFLDDDGKCYLEINYTFDIRKEWPSTTS comes from the exons ATGTCTTTGGCCGTTGGAGCTCGTTCCAGTTCTAAGACCATGGGATTCCAGGAGAACAAAGAAATTGCCGGGAAAAATGGGACTTTGATGGAAAACGAAGGAAAAAAAGTGGAGAAGAGAGAGGATGGGGACGATGTAGAGGAGGGTGAGGGAGAGGAGGTCCTAAACAGGCAGATGAGTGAGGCCTCTCTTTATGCCACTGAGGATGATGATGGGGAGGATGGAAAAGAGGCCAAGGGAATCGATTTGGGGCCGAAGGTCAGTCTCAAGGATCAGCTGGAGAAAGATAAG GATGATGAGAGCCTGAGGAGGTGGAAGGAGCAGCTTTTGGGGAGTGTGGATTTGAGCTCTGTAGGAG AAAATTTGGAGCCAGAGGTTAAGGTCCTAAGTCTTTCAATCCAATCTCCTGGTAGACCTGACATAGTCCTTCCACTTCCTATGGTCACGAATTCCAAGGGTGTATGGTTTACCTTGAAAGAAGGTAGCCCCTACAAGCTCAAGTTCTCCTTCTCTGTGAGCAACAACATTGTCTCTGGCCTGAGATACACCAACAGAGTCTGGAAAACTGGTGTTAAGG TGGACAGCACAAAGGAAATGTTAGGTACCTTCAGCCCTCAATTTGAGCCTTACACATATGAGGTACCAGAAGAAACCACTCCCTCAGGTATTTTTGCGAGAGGATCGTATTCTGCAAGAACAAGG TTTCTTGATGATGATGGTAAGTGCTACTTAGAGATCAATTACACATTCGACATCCGCAAAGAATGGCCATCGACAACCAGCTGA